From the genome of Oncorhynchus tshawytscha isolate Ot180627B linkage group LG31, Otsh_v2.0, whole genome shotgun sequence, one region includes:
- the LOC121841499 gene encoding zinc finger protein 239-like produces MSSASYSPADKEEEEEVCWTEKEGLWLNIVVKEEKEEDHEGEDVSVKGEEEAFRMKEEEEEAISITLKEEEEPFGVEEEAISIKEEEDAWRDEEETEDLINTRERPNSHDDSGKSPSGKPDPATPKPTRRHQCSHCGKSFPWLKALKQHKKKHSGEKPYRCSQCGMTFTWAGSLWGHKRIHSGEKPYHCSHCEKSFRKLGDLKAHERTHTGEKPYQCSQCGNSFSKLGNLKQHKRTHTGEKPYQCSQCGKSFSHSGSLKDHERRHRQEKPYQCSLCGKSFIKLGALNRHERTHTGGDKTYHCSLCEKSFTRLRHLNKHERIHTQEEKTYHCSQCGKTFSQSEDLKSHERIERLCSDLCF; encoded by the exons ATGAGCTCTGCAAGCTACTCTCCTGCTgataaagaagaggaggaggaggtctgctggacggagaaagagggTCTGTGGCTGAACATTGtcgtgaaagaggagaaggaagaggaccaTGAGGGGGAGGATGTTTCagtaaaaggagaggaagaagcttTCAGaatgaaagaggaggaagaggaggctatcAGTATCAcattgaaagaagaggaagaacctTTTGGAGTGGAAGAGGAGGCTATCTCAATAAAAGAGGAGGAAGACGcttggagagatgaagaggagactgaagatctgattaacacca GAGAGAGACCAAACTCTCATGATGACAGCGGAAAGAGTCCTTCAGGGAAACCAGACCCGGCGACACCCAAACCAACGAGACGACATCAGTGCtcccactgtggaaagagttttccCTGGTTAAAGGCCCTGAAGCAGCATAAGAAAAAACactctggagagaagccttatcgCTGTTCTCAATGTGGAATGACTTTTACCTGGGCAGGAAGCCTATGGGGTCATAAGAGAATACactctggagagaagccttaccactgctcccactgTGAAAAGAGTTTTAGGAAGTTAGGTGACCTGAAGgcgcatgagaggacacacacggGAGAAAAGCCCTAccaatgttcccagtgtggaaataGTTTTAGCAAGCTAGGGAACCTAAAACAGCAtaaaagaacacacacaggagaaaagccctaccaatgctcccagtgtggaaagagttttagccATTCAGGGAGCCTTAAAGACCACGAGAGGAGACACAGACAAGAAAAACCTTACCAATGCTCCCTGTGCGGAAAGAGTTTTATCAAGTTAGGGGCCCTGAATaggcatgagaggacacacacaggaggggaTAAGACGTACCACTGCTCCCTGTGTGAAAAGAGTTTTACCCGGTTAAGACATCTGAATAAGCATGAAAGAATACAtacacaggaggagaagacataccactgctctcagtgtggaaagacattttcccagtcagaggacCTGAAATCACATGAGAGAATAGAGAGGCTGTGTTCTGACTTGTGCTTTTAA